The Sphaerospermopsis torques-reginae ITEP-024 genome has a window encoding:
- a CDS encoding type II toxin-antitoxin system HicA family toxin: MTRIRRMNADEVETILKNYGFELVSQKGSHRKWRNLERQLQTIVPYHKGCNLPVGTLRNIMINADIPETEWKTE; encoded by the coding sequence ATGACTCGTATCCGCAGAATGAATGCAGATGAAGTTGAAACTATCTTAAAAAATTACGGGTTTGAATTAGTTTCACAGAAAGGTAGTCATCGCAAGTGGCGAAATTTAGAGCGCCAACTGCAAACTATTGTACCCTATCATAAGGGGTGTAATTTACCTGTTGGTACATTACGCAATATTATGATCAACGCTGACATTCCAGAAACAGAATGGAAAACTGAGTAA
- a CDS encoding type II toxin-antitoxin system HicB family antitoxin — MKWRVILEPDPETGDWAVWCPELPGCVSAGETEAEALENIREAIALYLEPDTITLQPGSVMREVLVT, encoded by the coding sequence ATGAAATGGCGTGTTATTTTAGAACCCGATCCTGAAACCGGAGATTGGGCGGTTTGGTGTCCAGAATTACCAGGTTGTGTTTCCGCAGGTGAAACAGAAGCAGAAGCTTTAGAAAATATTCGTGAAGCGATCGCACTTTATCTAGAACCTGACACAATTACATTACAACCAGGATCAGTCATGCGAGAGGTTTTAGTAACATGA
- a CDS encoding N-6 DNA methylase, translating to MNFIIEVENYLQSLQKNLHRGSERTHYPALKYLLDQPSAQIEATIEEKGNKAGIPDFTIRKRDLLIGYVEAKDVGVDLEKIEKTEQLERYRESHIGANLILTNYLEFRWYVDGKMRLKTILAAQLHQKIQLLDIEKTEQLIQGFLNYQGEIINHPEDLAKQMARLTKAIRYAVTETLKMETKNQELHQLKKGFQEILLPDLDESTFADMYAQTVAYGLFTARVSHAQNPQTYPFERRTAGLYIPDTNPFLKRLFNTVVDTDAISQINWAVDDLVQLLAQVNMINILDNFGKNTRQQDPVVHFYETFLAAYDAAMRKSRGVYYTPEPVVNFMVRSVDLILKTRFNLPLGLADYSEDESTKQPRVQILDPATGTGTFLYAVINQIYQNLASMGLASVWNDYVKEHLFNRLYGFELLIAPYAIAHLKIGLQLQNYGYQFTSKQRLGIYLTNTLDEAVKKSEILFGQYVAQEANEAAAIKRDFPVMIVLGNPPYSGHSANKSEWISGLVKDYYYVDGLPLKERNPKWLQDDYVKFIRFGQWRIEKTGSGILAFITNHGYLDNPTFRGMRQSLAKTFDEIYIMDLHGNSKKKEVTPDGLPDKNVFDIQQGVAICFMIKYPQEEKI from the coding sequence ATGAATTTTATAATTGAAGTTGAAAATTATTTACAATCCCTACAAAAAAACTTACACCGTGGTAGTGAACGCACCCATTACCCTGCTTTAAAATACTTACTTGATCAACCATCAGCACAAATTGAAGCCACCATAGAAGAAAAAGGTAATAAAGCAGGTATTCCTGATTTTACGATTAGAAAACGAGATTTATTAATAGGTTATGTAGAAGCAAAAGATGTAGGTGTAGATTTAGAAAAAATTGAAAAAACAGAACAATTAGAACGATATCGAGAATCCCATATTGGGGCAAATTTAATCTTAACAAATTACCTGGAATTTCGCTGGTATGTTGACGGTAAAATGCGGTTAAAAACTATTTTAGCAGCACAGTTACATCAGAAAATTCAACTACTAGATATTGAAAAAACTGAGCAATTGATTCAAGGGTTTCTCAACTATCAAGGGGAAATTATTAATCACCCAGAAGACTTAGCTAAACAAATGGCAAGGTTAACTAAAGCCATCCGTTATGCAGTCACAGAAACATTAAAAATGGAAACAAAAAATCAAGAATTGCATCAACTAAAAAAGGGATTTCAAGAAATATTATTACCTGATTTAGATGAATCTACCTTTGCTGATATGTATGCCCAAACCGTCGCTTATGGTTTATTTACAGCTAGGGTAAGTCATGCCCAAAATCCCCAAACATACCCTTTTGAACGACGTACCGCAGGTTTATATATTCCCGATACTAACCCATTTTTAAAACGGTTATTTAATACTGTAGTTGATACCGATGCTATTTCTCAAATAAATTGGGCAGTTGATGATTTAGTACAACTTTTAGCCCAAGTAAATATGATCAATATTTTAGATAATTTTGGTAAAAATACCAGACAACAAGATCCTGTAGTTCATTTTTATGAAACATTTCTTGCTGCTTATGATGCAGCTATGCGAAAAAGTCGCGGTGTTTATTACACACCTGAACCTGTGGTGAATTTTATGGTGCGTTCAGTAGATTTAATTCTCAAAACTCGTTTTAATTTACCATTAGGTTTAGCTGATTATAGCGAAGATGAAAGTACCAAACAACCGAGAGTACAAATTCTTGATCCGGCAACTGGTACGGGAACTTTTTTGTATGCAGTTATCAATCAAATTTACCAAAATTTAGCATCAATGGGTTTAGCAAGTGTATGGAATGATTATGTTAAAGAACATTTATTTAATCGGTTATATGGGTTTGAATTGTTAATAGCTCCCTATGCGATCGCTCATTTAAAAATTGGCTTACAATTACAAAATTATGGCTATCAATTTACCAGTAAACAACGATTAGGAATTTATTTAACCAATACCCTAGATGAAGCGGTGAAAAAATCAGAAATTTTATTTGGGCAATATGTCGCCCAAGAAGCCAATGAAGCCGCAGCTATCAAACGAGATTTTCCCGTGATGATAGTATTAGGAAATCCTCCCTATTCTGGACATTCTGCTAATAAAAGTGAATGGATATCAGGATTAGTCAAAGACTATTATTATGTAGATGGATTACCATTAAAAGAACGCAACCCCAAATGGTTACAAGATGATTATGTGAAATTTATCAGATTTGGACAATGGCGCATAGAAAAAACAGGTTCAGGAATTTTAGCATTTATTACCAATCATGGTTATTTAGATAATCCCACATTTCGAGGAATGCGACAAAGTTTAGCAAAAACCTTTGATGAAATATATATAATGGATTTACATGGTAATAGTAAGAAAAAAGAAGTCACTCCCGATGGTTTACCAGATAAAAATGTATTTGATATTCAGCAGGGAGTCGCTATTTGTTTTATGATTAAATATCCCCAGGAGGAAAAAATATGA
- a CDS encoding Rpn family recombination-promoting nuclease/putative transposase, whose amino-acid sequence MRRDSIFYKLFQQYPSLLFQLLENPPANADDYRFDSVAVKEPKFEIDGVFLPPENEDPGVVYFCEVQFQKDEKLYERVFAESALYFYRNRDRFSDWQAVIIYPSRNTEQSDIYPHRTLLNGEQVHRIYLDELGDIQQLPVWVGLMVLTTLKEGEAPAAARYLLTRTQQEIPTPSNQVIIEMITTIISYKFENLTRSEAEAMLGITLKETRLYRDIKEEGREEGVEEATVNLVIRLLTKRFGELSAERRAEISDLPLSVLEDLSEALLDFTSLADLESWLTEVKN is encoded by the coding sequence ATGCGGCGTGATTCCATTTTTTATAAACTCTTTCAACAATATCCATCGCTGTTATTTCAGCTTTTGGAAAATCCACCTGCAAATGCAGATGATTATAGATTTGATTCTGTAGCAGTCAAAGAACCGAAATTTGAGATTGATGGTGTATTTTTACCACCGGAAAACGAAGATCCAGGAGTTGTTTATTTCTGTGAAGTGCAGTTTCAAAAAGATGAAAAACTCTATGAAAGAGTATTTGCCGAATCTGCATTATATTTCTATCGTAACCGTGATAGATTTAGTGATTGGCAAGCAGTAATAATTTACCCATCTCGTAACACAGAACAAAGCGATATTTACCCTCATCGTACACTATTGAATGGTGAACAAGTTCATCGTATATATTTAGATGAATTGGGAGATATTCAGCAATTACCTGTATGGGTAGGATTGATGGTACTGACAACCCTAAAAGAAGGTGAAGCACCAGCAGCAGCAAGGTATTTGTTAACAAGAACTCAACAAGAAATACCAACACCATCAAATCAAGTCATAATAGAAATGATCACCACGATCATCTCGTACAAATTTGAAAACTTAACCCGCAGCGAGGCTGAAGCTATGTTAGGAATAACCCTCAAAGAAACAAGACTGTATCGAGACATAAAAGAAGAAGGAAGAGAAGAAGGTGTAGAAGAAGCAACAGTTAATTTAGTGATCCGACTTTTGACTAAGCGTTTTGGAGAATTATCAGCAGAAAGACGCGCAGAAATTTCTGATTTACCGTTATCTGTACTTGAAGATTTGAGCGAAGCATTGTTAGATTTTACCAGTTTAGCTGATTTAGAAAGTTGGTTAACAGAGGTGAAAAACTAA
- a CDS encoding serine hydrolase codes for MVFFNQNEQLENLGNEILEATFSNFPNLNRDQIALTWVVYDPPIPVNTGGALTPDAFWGHGVRGFNYRGGERIYPASVVKLFYLVAVHEWLEKGMTNTSKELERALSDMIIESSNDATSLIVDILSGTTSGPELPIGPFETWKYQRQIINRYYQSLGWEEMTNINVCQKTWGDGPFGRERAFYGEMFENRNMLTTNATARLLHSIVGGVAVSSGRSQQMMSLLKRSLNPDDLPQDVEEDQVTGFLGGGLPQNSQIWSKAGWTSSVRHDAAYIELPDQRPYLLVVFTEGKAQAKSREILPFVSGKIAEAVSNL; via the coding sequence ATGGTTTTCTTCAATCAAAACGAACAACTAGAAAATCTCGGTAATGAAATCTTAGAAGCTACTTTTTCTAATTTTCCTAATTTAAACCGGGATCAAATTGCTTTAACTTGGGTTGTTTATGATCCTCCTATCCCTGTAAATACTGGTGGTGCTTTGACTCCTGACGCTTTTTGGGGTCATGGTGTGAGAGGTTTTAATTATCGTGGTGGAGAACGTATTTATCCTGCAAGTGTTGTCAAATTATTTTATTTAGTTGCGGTTCATGAATGGTTAGAAAAAGGCATGACTAACACTTCTAAGGAATTAGAACGGGCGTTAAGTGATATGATTATTGAATCCAGCAATGATGCTACGAGTTTAATAGTTGATATTCTCAGCGGTACGACTTCTGGACCAGAATTACCTATAGGACCTTTTGAAACTTGGAAATATCAACGCCAAATTATTAACCGTTATTATCAATCCTTGGGTTGGGAAGAAATGACAAATATTAATGTTTGTCAAAAAACTTGGGGTGATGGTCCTTTTGGGAGGGAAAGGGCGTTTTATGGGGAAATGTTTGAAAATAGAAATATGTTAACAACTAATGCCACTGCCAGGTTATTACATAGTATTGTGGGAGGTGTGGCGGTTTCCAGTGGGCGATCGCAACAAATGATGTCTTTACTCAAACGCAGTCTTAACCCTGATGACTTACCCCAAGATGTGGAAGAAGACCAAGTTACAGGCTTTTTAGGCGGTGGTTTACCCCAAAATAGTCAAATCTGGTCAAAAGCCGGTTGGACAAGTTCTGTCCGCCATGATGCGGCTTATATTGAATTACCAGATCAGCGTCCTTATTTGTTAGTAGTATTTACAGAAGGGAAAGCACAAGCTAAAAGTCGGGAAATTTTACCTTTTGTTTCAGGAAAAATTGCCGAAGCTGTGAGCAATTTATAA
- a CDS encoding Uma2 family endonuclease, whose translation MVIANTNPPIITPEITKTHFTPDEYREMEETAEERHEYSDGEIIVMPGGSEIHSAIASNILIYLGFLLRDTDFRFYGGDLRVWIPNFNHGTYADVLVINGEPEFNNNRTDEILNPLLIIEVLSPSTEGYDRGNKFRKYRSLPSFCEYMLVSQAEAYIEQYYKQEEENNHLWQLKAYDHIDQSVFLHSLNIELPMKEIYRRIKF comes from the coding sequence ATGGTTATTGCTAATACCAACCCGCCGATTATTACCCCAGAGATCACAAAAACTCACTTTACTCCAGATGAGTATAGAGAGATGGAGGAAACCGCCGAAGAACGCCACGAATACAGCGATGGGGAGATTATTGTTATGCCTGGAGGTTCAGAAATTCATAGTGCGATCGCTAGTAATATTTTAATTTATTTGGGATTTTTACTAAGGGATACTGATTTCCGTTTTTATGGTGGTGATTTGCGGGTTTGGATTCCTAATTTTAATCATGGAACTTATGCAGATGTGCTGGTGATTAATGGTGAACCAGAGTTTAATAATAATCGCACGGATGAAATTCTCAATCCTCTCCTAATTATTGAAGTTCTTTCACCTTCAACAGAAGGTTATGATAGAGGGAATAAATTCAGAAAATATCGTTCTCTTCCTAGTTTTTGTGAATATATGCTAGTTAGTCAAGCTGAAGCTTATATTGAGCAGTATTATAAACAGGAAGAAGAAAATAACCATCTTTGGCAATTGAAAGCTTATGATCATATTGATCAGTCAGTTTTTCTGCACAGTTTAAATATAGAACTTCCCATGAAAGAAATTTATCGGCGGATTAAATTTTAA
- the dmeF gene encoding CDF family Co(II)/Ni(II) efflux transporter DmeF gives MHIHTLEQWQHSHDFSVDQNQAEKNTKIVMLFTALTMVAEIAAGTFFGSMALLADGWHMATHVAAFGITIFAYQYARNNANNPKYTFGTGKVSVLGGFASAVALAVIAFVMGMESLGRLFEPQNIHFNEAIGVAIIGLVVNIASAFLLQDHHHHDHADDHHHEHHDHHHHEHHEHHEHQDHNLRAAYIHVLADALTSVFAIIALFAGKFLGWVWMDAAMGFVGAAVIAKWSYGLISDTGLILLDGSGDKQIKLAIVNAIEENADNRVTDLHIWYVGQHHLAATISLVTHYPQTPEYYKNLLKDIPSLGHVSVEVNHCQGEPCVDIHRD, from the coding sequence GTGCATATTCATACCCTTGAACAATGGCAGCATTCTCACGATTTTTCTGTAGATCAAAATCAGGCAGAAAAAAATACTAAAATTGTGATGCTATTCACTGCATTAACAATGGTTGCGGAAATTGCCGCAGGAACGTTTTTTGGTTCGATGGCTTTGCTTGCTGATGGTTGGCACATGGCCACCCATGTTGCAGCTTTTGGAATTACAATTTTTGCTTATCAATATGCACGAAATAATGCCAATAATCCCAAGTATACTTTTGGTACAGGAAAAGTTAGTGTTTTGGGTGGTTTCGCTAGTGCTGTAGCACTTGCAGTTATCGCTTTTGTGATGGGAATGGAATCACTGGGGCGCTTGTTTGAACCGCAAAATATTCACTTTAATGAAGCAATTGGTGTGGCTATTATTGGTTTGGTTGTGAATATAGCTAGTGCTTTTTTATTGCAAGATCATCATCACCATGATCATGCAGATGATCATCATCATGAACATCATGATCACCATCATCATGAACATCATGAACATCATGAACATCAAGATCATAACTTGCGTGCAGCTTATATTCATGTTTTGGCAGATGCACTAACTTCTGTGTTTGCGATTATTGCTTTATTTGCTGGTAAATTTTTGGGTTGGGTGTGGATGGATGCAGCAATGGGATTTGTTGGTGCTGCGGTAATTGCTAAATGGTCCTATGGTTTGATAAGTGACACGGGTTTAATTTTATTAGATGGATCAGGTGATAAACAAATCAAGTTAGCTATTGTTAATGCTATAGAAGAAAATGCTGATAATAGGGTTACAGATTTGCATATTTGGTATGTGGGTCAGCATCATTTAGCTGCTACAATTTCTTTAGTTACCCATTATCCGCAAACACCGGAATATTATAAAAATCTCCTCAAAGATATTCCGTCTCTTGGTCATGTTTCTGTGGAAGTTAATCATTGTCAAGGAGAACCTTGTGTAGATATACACAGGGACTAA
- a CDS encoding glycoside hydrolase family 15 protein, with translation MKTPTELPTRLDYYYQQIKTIILARQNPITGLLPASTAITAHGDYTDAWVRDNVYSILAVWGLALAYRKIDNDQGRTYELEYSVVKLMRGLLFAMMRQAHKVEKFKHTQSLLDGLHAKYNTATGDIVVGDDEWGHLQLDATSIYLLMLAEMTAAGLSIIFTLDEVNFVQNLVYYIGRAYRTPDYGIWERGNKINHGKAELNASSLGMAKAALEAINGLNLFGVHGSQASVIHVLPDEISRARITLESLLPRESASKEVDAALLSIISYPAFAVEDAQLRERTYKEIINKLAGKYGCKRFLRDGHQTVLEDTHRLHYEPWELKQFEDIECEWPLFFTYLVLDGIFRQDQEQVQKYQELLAALLVERDGFQLLPELYYVPEENIEAEKLNPHSQTRLPNENIPLVWAQSLYFLGQMLSEGLIAVGDIDPLGRHLCVGKKREAMIQIALLAENEEVQAQLEVYGIESQTPNQVEPIQVRQAGELSEIYTQIGRNDQLGLTGRPVRRLRSLTTSRIFKIQNQTVVFLPAFLDAQQFYLTLDYHFLLDQIRGELAYIQKYWSDLGRPILTLMITRTMLETGSDALLALIQELKNGVCGGVTVKLGKLNQLMLTAAIQRIDFITDIELFCPPVKNARLRCYYLVSQPEKNWRLGHTQEFQMECETNLDLLLSYLRSSENIYEQIELLQTLNRLKGLDFDTGYGEDGYSVTVGDLLDEVYTKAGYLGLWAVVRRAAGLRQMVDIGLSDAVTSILVRGKQIAVGRAYSEASLIIVPKSHHEIAEKINNFCREDIRDRVLTQEILIYLGVLIKSDPDLFKGLLTLRVGYLILLITSELAQELGVTQDEAYDHLMQLSPYEVKLRLEKVLTSYSGVSGLLRQQESLHIKQKESDIAWVVQPVISEEEIAVTPENWRRFRQAEGAINRVPKDFFKQVWLLMHHCKGLVIGDKLERRNRLESEVMISEMTAGERNFALRIEHLLNKIEAPEYRQVNVEALMELGAIAANNPNLQIQDYIVLDVLIGHAVRLAWLEKNPERGDRYDEDKGLAWPQFYNTSPRDCASYILKALKFLTEFARDF, from the coding sequence ATGAAAACACCCACAGAATTGCCAACTCGCTTAGATTACTACTACCAACAAATCAAAACCATTATTCTCGCTCGTCAAAATCCTATCACGGGTTTGTTACCTGCGAGTACCGCAATTACCGCTCATGGTGATTATACTGATGCGTGGGTGCGAGACAATGTTTATAGCATTTTGGCAGTTTGGGGTTTAGCCCTAGCATACCGAAAAATAGATAATGATCAAGGACGTACTTACGAACTTGAATATAGTGTTGTTAAATTAATGCGTGGTTTGCTCTTCGCTATGATGCGACAGGCGCATAAAGTTGAAAAATTTAAACATACCCAATCTTTGTTAGATGGACTGCACGCCAAATACAACACTGCTACTGGTGATATTGTTGTTGGTGATGATGAATGGGGACATTTACAACTAGATGCCACATCTATATATTTGCTGATGTTAGCAGAAATGACAGCAGCAGGTTTATCAATTATTTTTACCTTGGATGAAGTTAACTTTGTCCAAAATTTAGTTTATTACATTGGTAGAGCTTACCGCACACCAGATTATGGGATTTGGGAGCGAGGTAATAAAATTAATCATGGTAAGGCAGAATTAAACGCTAGTTCTCTAGGAATGGCAAAAGCTGCACTAGAAGCTATCAATGGACTGAATTTATTTGGTGTGCATGGTAGTCAAGCATCAGTAATTCATGTTTTACCAGATGAAATTTCTAGAGCGAGAATTACTTTAGAATCTTTATTACCAAGAGAGTCTGCATCTAAAGAAGTTGATGCTGCATTATTGAGTATTATTAGTTATCCTGCTTTTGCTGTTGAAGATGCACAATTGAGGGAACGCACATATAAGGAAATTATTAATAAATTAGCTGGTAAATATGGCTGTAAACGCTTTCTCAGAGATGGACATCAAACAGTTTTAGAAGATACTCATCGGTTACATTATGAACCTTGGGAACTGAAACAATTTGAGGATATTGAATGTGAATGGCCGCTATTTTTCACTTATTTAGTGCTTGATGGTATTTTTCGTCAAGACCAGGAACAAGTGCAAAAATATCAAGAATTGTTAGCAGCATTACTGGTAGAAAGAGATGGTTTTCAGTTATTACCAGAATTGTATTATGTACCAGAGGAAAATATAGAAGCCGAAAAATTAAATCCCCATTCACAAACAAGATTACCTAATGAAAATATCCCCTTGGTTTGGGCGCAAAGTTTATATTTTCTGGGGCAAATGTTGAGTGAAGGTTTAATCGCAGTAGGTGATATTGACCCCTTGGGTAGACATTTGTGCGTGGGTAAAAAACGGGAAGCAATGATACAAATTGCTTTATTGGCAGAAAATGAAGAAGTACAAGCACAATTAGAAGTATATGGCATTGAAAGTCAAACACCCAACCAAGTAGAACCTATTCAAGTGAGACAAGCTGGGGAATTATCAGAAATTTATACGCAAATTGGGCGCAATGATCAATTAGGTTTAACAGGTCGTCCGGTGCGAAGGTTGCGGAGTTTGACAACTTCCAGAATATTTAAAATTCAAAATCAAACTGTTGTATTTTTACCTGCTTTCTTAGATGCACAGCAGTTTTATTTAACGCTAGATTATCATTTTCTGCTGGATCAAATTCGGGGAGAATTGGCTTATATCCAAAAATATTGGAGTGATTTAGGTCGTCCTATTTTGACATTGATGATTACTCGCACGATGCTAGAAACAGGTTCAGATGCATTATTAGCATTAATCCAAGAACTGAAAAATGGTGTTTGCGGTGGTGTGACAGTAAAGTTAGGAAAATTAAATCAATTAATGTTGACTGCGGCAATTCAAAGAATTGATTTTATTACAGATATAGAATTATTCTGTCCTCCAGTTAAAAATGCGAGATTACGTTGTTATTACTTGGTTTCTCAGCCTGAGAAAAATTGGCGCTTGGGACATACTCAAGAATTTCAAATGGAATGCGAAACTAACTTAGATTTGTTACTAAGTTATTTACGTTCCTCAGAAAATATCTATGAACAAATTGAATTACTGCAAACTTTAAATCGGTTAAAGGGTTTGGATTTTGATACTGGTTATGGTGAAGATGGTTATAGTGTGACAGTGGGTGATTTATTGGATGAAGTTTACACTAAAGCAGGTTATTTAGGTTTGTGGGCGGTGGTGCGTCGTGCTGCTGGTTTACGGCAAATGGTGGATATTGGTTTATCGGATGCGGTGACAAGTATTTTGGTAAGAGGTAAACAAATTGCTGTAGGTAGGGCTTATAGTGAAGCTTCGTTAATAATTGTACCAAAATCACATCATGAAATTGCCGAGAAAATTAATAATTTCTGTCGGGAAGATATCAGAGACAGGGTTTTAACTCAAGAAATTCTCATTTATTTAGGGGTGTTAATTAAATCAGATCCTGATTTATTTAAAGGACTTTTAACACTGAGGGTTGGTTATTTAATTCTGTTAATTACTAGCGAATTAGCGCAAGAATTAGGTGTTACCCAAGACGAAGCTTATGATCACCTGATGCAGCTTTCACCTTATGAAGTGAAACTGCGTTTGGAAAAAGTTTTAACAAGTTATAGTGGGGTGAGTGGTTTATTACGTCAACAAGAATCACTGCATATCAAGCAAAAAGAAAGTGATATTGCTTGGGTAGTGCAACCTGTAATTAGTGAAGAAGAAATTGCCGTGACTCCAGAAAATTGGCGGAGATTTCGTCAAGCGGAAGGGGCAATAAATCGAGTTCCCAAGGACTTTTTTAAACAAGTTTGGTTGTTAATGCACCATTGTAAAGGTTTGGTGATTGGCGATAAATTAGAAAGACGGAATCGTTTAGAAAGTGAGGTGATGATTTCGGAAATGACTGCGGGTGAAAGAAATTTTGCCTTGAGAATTGAACATTTACTCAATAAAATTGAAGCGCCAGAATATCGCCAAGTGAATGTGGAAGCGTTGATGGAGTTAGGAGCTATAGCTGCAAATAACCCTAATTTACAAATTCAAGATTATATCGTGTTAGATGTGTTAATTGGTCACGCAGTACGGTTAGCGTGGTTAGAAAAAAATCCTGAACGGGGCGATCGCTATGATGAAGATAAAGGTTTAGCATGGCCTCAATTTTACAACACTTCACCCAGAGATTGCGCGAGTTATATTTTGAAAGCCTTGAAGTTCTTGACAGAATTTGCGAGGGATTTTTAA